A single Bufo bufo chromosome 6, aBufBuf1.1, whole genome shotgun sequence DNA region contains:
- the LOC121004248 gene encoding zinc finger protein 250-like produces MHSVHMGVQLPLLSQQGKPKVGESSIKRKCAICKKQLAGHSKKTLCQKCADKVMSEETPSLVDSLRSIIKEEVSSAFETRIASLPQDPSTSKSIPETPLESEFDLDEGKVSSDSSDNNSVRPLCSVEDTDSLLKTIRAAMNIEQIKEPQSVQDHMFKGLADKKRQVFLVHENIYFFIANEWKDPEKRSGVSRVFKRKYPFSESDSTHWDKTPVAMISKKSSLPFEDVGLLREPMDKKCTSIRHLIRLSGIHESHGGSIGLRPSAEDPVHPLSGRLPDSCLFSGKPSQRFTDDCTRNLEEHLVSLDFEVDDCGITRDTFQEHANIQDISLSNHSNNASFDSFKQVRSSDSSQTVTQNKSHRRSAKHPTAHVEEKPFSCSECGKSFNHKSPLVIHKRTHTGEKPFSCSECGKCFTNNSDLVTHQRIHTGEKPFSCSECGKCFTNNSDLVKHQRIHTGEKPFSCSECSKRFTRKSYLVVHQRNHTEERPFSCSECGKCFKQKSYLVIHQRIHTGEEPFSCSECGKCFKQKSYLVIHQRIHTGEKPFSCSECGKCFKLKRALVVHQRNHTGEKPFSCSECGKCFSNNPELVVHHRTHTGEKPFSCSECGKCFKHKQALVTHQRIHTGEKPYPCSECSECFKQLSALVFHQKVHTGEKPFSCSECGKCFKHKSNLDKHQRNHTEERPFSCSECGKCFKQKSTLFSHKKTHREEKPFSCSECVKCFNQKSALVTHQKTHREKQSPYLAL; encoded by the exons gGAAAACCCAAGGTTGGGGAATCCTctattaaaaggaaatgtgccatcTGTAAAAAACAACTAGCAGGACACTCCAAAAAGACACTCTGCCAAAAATGTGCAGATAAAGTAATGTCAGAGGAAACACCCTCTCTAGTGGACAGTTTAAGATCCATTATTAAAGAAGAAGTTTCCTCAGCCTTCGAAACCAGGATAGCCTCCCTCCCTCAGGATCCCTCCACTTCAAAATCCATTCCAGAGACTCCTCTAGAATCTGAATTTGATTTGGATGAAGGCAAAGTATCCTCAGATTCATCTGACAATAATTCTGTGAGGCCCCTCTGTTCAGTTGAAGATACTGACTCCTTATTAAAGACTATTAGAGCGGCCATGAATATTGAGCAAATTAAAGAACCTCAATCCGTCCAAGATCACATGTTTAAGGGTCTGGCAGACAAAAAAAGACAAGTTTTTCTGGTAcacgaaaatatatatttttttattgctaaTGAATGGAAAGACCCGGAGAAAAGATCAGGAGTCTCCAGGGTTTTTAAACGCAAGTACCCCTTCAGCGAATCAGACTCCACTCACTGGGATAAAACCCCAGTTGCCATGATTTCAAAAAAGTCCTCACTTCCCTTTGAAGATGTGGGACTCTTAAGAGAGCCCATGGACAAAAAAT GTACTTCCATTCGGCATCTCATCCGCCTCTCGGGTATTCACGAAAGTCATGGTGGAAGTATCGGCTTACGTCCATCAGCAGAAGATCCTGTTCATCCCCTATCTGGACGACTTCCTGATAGCTGCTTATTCTCCGGAAAACCTTCTCAGCGATTTACAG atgactgtaccaggaacTTAGAGGAACATCTTGTATCTTTGGATTTTGAAGTAGATGACTGTGGTATCACACGAGATACATTTCAAGAGCATGCCAATATCCAAGATATATCTTTATCCAATCACAGCAACAATGcatcatttgattcttttaaacaggtccgatcttctgattcatcacagactgtaaCACAGAATAAAAGTCACAGAAGAAGTGCTAAACATCCAACAGCACACGTAgaagaaaagccattttcatgttcagaatgtggtaaaagTTTCAACCATAAATCACCTCTTGTTATACacaagagaactcacacaggggagaagccattttcatgttcagaatgtgggaaatgttttaccaatAATTcagatcttgttacacatcagagaattcacacaggagagaa gccattttcatgctcagaatgtgggaaatgttttaccaataattcagatcttgttaaacatcagagaattcacacaggagagaagccattttcatgctcagaatgtagtAAGCGTTTTACTCGCAAATCatatcttgttgtacatcagagaaatcacacagaggagaggccattttcatgttcagaatgtggaaaatgttttaagcagaaatcatatcttgttatacatcagagaattcacaccggggaggagccattttcatgttcagaatgtgggaaatgttttaagcagaaatcatatcttgttatacatcagagaattcacaccggggagaagccattttcatgttcagaatgtgggaaatgttttaagctgAAACGggctcttgttgtacatcagagaaatcacaccggggagaagccattttcatgttcagaatgtgggaaatgttttagcaaTAATCCAGAGCTTGTTGTACATcatagaactcacacaggagagaagccattttcatgctcagaatgtgggaaatgttttaagcataAACAAGCTCTTGTTacgcatcagagaattcacacaggagagaagccatatccatgttcagaatgcAGTGAATGTTTTAAGCAGCTATCAGCTCTTGTTTTCCATCAGAaagttcacacaggggagaagccattttcatgttcagaatgtggaaaatgttttaagcaTAAATCAAATCTTGATAAAC atcagagaaatcacacagaggagaggccattttcatgttcagaatgtggaaaatgttttaagcagAAATCAACTCTCTTTTCACATAAAAAAACTCACAGAgaagaaaagccattttcatgctcggaATGTGTAAAATGTTTTAATcagaaatcagctcttgttacaCATCAAAAAACTCACAGAGAGAAGCAATCCCCATACTTAGCCCTTTAG